One genomic window of Sodaliphilus pleomorphus includes the following:
- a CDS encoding dihydrofolate reductase family protein yields MGKVQILAVLTMDGCLSSELYDKAHQDLCLDRCGLDEIRKKAFYRVTPDYSISMLHEWRKDCTNIRYLAEATPDTADYINGLLRMHAVDEIILYTVPFISGSGRHFFKSALPEQHWTLSSLKSYPNGVCRIIYILDKKAR; encoded by the coding sequence ATGGGTAAAGTTCAGATTCTCGCCGTACTGACGATGGACGGATGTCTTTCTTCAGAGTTATATGATAAAGCACATCAGGATTTGTGCCTTGACCGTTGCGGTCTTGATGAAATCAGGAAGAAAGCCTTTTACCGTGTGACACCGGACTATTCCATTTCAATGCTGCACGAATGGAGAAAAGACTGCACAAACATCCGTTACCTCGCGGAAGCCACACCGGACACGGCAGACTATATAAACGGACTGCTGCGGATGCACGCTGTGGATGAAATCATACTATACACCGTTCCTTTCATATCCGGAAGCGGACGACATTTTTTTAAGTCGGCTCTGCCAGAGCAACACTGGACGCTTTCCTCTTTGAAAAGCTATCCCAACGGTGTATGTCGCATTATCTATATCCTTGATAAAAAAGCAAGATAG
- a CDS encoding ParA family protein — protein MEKGTFRYPANRFNGYLPNRISELSDTRFSSDAVIQGFNDFMTQCRHSSVIRIPASPLKRIRDEPICQCFRDADMYVTASVQEQENNSSTIKSNRTMSNEIFVAFATQKGGIGKSTVTALAASYLHNVQGHNVAVIDCDAPQHSIHGLRERETKLIDESLYFKALACDHFRKIRKNAYPVIASDALNALDDAERMLAEEEVKPDIVFFDMPGTLKSNGVVKTLSQMDYIFAPMSADRFVVESTLQFAVMFRDNLMTTGQAKTKGLYLFWTMVDGREKNGLYDLYEDVIAEMGLSVLSTRLPDSKKFRRDLSEERKSVFRSTIFPMDASLLKGSGIREFSEEISRIIKPQ, from the coding sequence ATGGAAAAAGGAACTTTCAGATACCCGGCAAACCGCTTCAACGGATATTTGCCAAACCGAATATCCGAACTGTCGGATACCCGGTTTTCCAGTGACGCGGTGATTCAAGGATTCAATGACTTCATGACGCAATGCCGTCATTCATCGGTTATCCGAATCCCGGCTTCACCATTGAAACGGATACGTGACGAACCAATCTGTCAGTGTTTCAGGGACGCGGATATGTATGTCACCGCTTCCGTACAGGAACAGGAAAACAATTCATCAACCATTAAAAGCAATAGAACCATGAGTAATGAAATCTTCGTTGCATTCGCAACACAAAAGGGAGGCATCGGCAAATCGACCGTCACGGCTCTTGCCGCCAGCTACCTCCACAACGTGCAAGGTCACAATGTCGCCGTCATAGACTGCGATGCTCCGCAGCACAGCATCCACGGACTGCGTGAACGTGAAACGAAACTTATCGACGAGAGCCTCTATTTCAAGGCACTCGCGTGTGACCACTTCCGCAAGATCAGGAAGAACGCCTATCCGGTCATTGCAAGCGACGCCCTCAACGCCCTTGACGATGCCGAAAGGATGCTTGCCGAAGAAGAAGTGAAACCGGACATCGTATTCTTCGATATGCCGGGAACGCTGAAAAGCAACGGCGTGGTAAAGACCCTTTCACAGATGGACTACATCTTCGCGCCCATGAGTGCCGACCGCTTTGTCGTGGAAAGCACCCTGCAATTCGCCGTGATGTTCCGTGACAACCTCATGACGACCGGGCAGGCGAAAACAAAAGGGCTGTACCTGTTTTGGACGATGGTGGACGGCAGGGAGAAGAACGGGCTGTACGACCTGTATGAAGATGTGATTGCCGAAATGGGGTTGTCGGTGTTATCCACCCGCCTGCCCGACAGCAAGAAGTTCCGGCGCGACCTCTCGGAAGAGCGCAAGAGCGTTTTCCGCTCGACCATCTTCCCGATGGACGCATCCCTGCTGAAAGGGAGCGGCATCCGTGAGTTCTCGGAAGAAATCAGCCGTATCATCAAACCTCAATGA
- a CDS encoding DUF4134 domain-containing protein — translation MNKNIRQKFIISAALMIAATASAFAQGNGIAGINEATSMVSSYFDPGTKLIYAIGAVVGLIGGVKVYGKFSSGDPDTSKTAASWFGACIFLIVAATILRSFFL, via the coding sequence ATGAACAAGAACATCAGACAAAAGTTCATCATCTCTGCGGCACTTATGATTGCCGCAACCGCCTCCGCATTTGCGCAGGGAAACGGCATCGCGGGCATCAACGAAGCCACCTCTATGGTGAGTTCGTATTTTGACCCCGGCACGAAACTTATCTATGCCATCGGCGCGGTGGTCGGTCTTATCGGAGGCGTAAAAGTCTATGGCAAGTTTTCATCCGGCGACCCGGATACCTCGAAAACCGCAGCCTCGTGGTTCGGCGCATGTATTTTTTTAATTGTAGCTGCGACTATCCTGCGCTCATTCTTCCTTTAA
- a CDS encoding conjugal transfer protein TraD — MNGTISMTDILLAVSVGCNLWFLFLLLYDRIMETRFVRFLKGIAGLWRSLGGTEVKQETVRETPPAETSDIIGRSRFKMASTRTTAAIPTQEAATSEKGIELSEEEATFDDGNTETVSHPAQVPEEKLDETFTSIPPSELEFGEDEPEDGTPDTPRATGSSFDEIDDAVRAAKNPEATTAERERAAKVFSDMEGTELYEKLMSGSTELSIRIKGLIEVRLKKPKKEFTVPDNIDEFNIRDYV; from the coding sequence ATGAATGGAACAATAAGCATGACTGACATTCTGCTGGCCGTATCGGTCGGCTGTAACCTGTGGTTCCTGTTCCTGCTGCTCTACGACCGCATCATGGAAACGAGATTCGTCCGCTTCCTGAAAGGCATTGCCGGGCTTTGGCGGTCATTGGGCGGCACGGAGGTGAAGCAGGAAACGGTACGGGAAACACCTCCCGCAGAAACATCGGACATCATCGGCAGGAGCCGTTTCAAAATGGCATCAACCCGGACAACCGCTGCCATACCAACGCAAGAAGCAGCCACTTCGGAAAAAGGTATTGAGCTGTCGGAGGAAGAGGCTACTTTTGACGACGGAAACACGGAAACCGTGTCCCATCCGGCACAAGTTCCGGAGGAAAAACTCGATGAAACCTTCACGAGCATCCCGCCTTCGGAACTGGAGTTCGGGGAGGATGAACCGGAGGACGGAACGCCCGACACACCAAGAGCTACGGGAAGCAGTTTTGACGAGATAGACGATGCGGTCAGGGCTGCCAAGAACCCGGAAGCGACAACGGCAGAACGGGAACGTGCGGCAAAGGTCTTCTCCGATATGGAAGGAACGGAACTGTACGAGAAGCTGATGTCCGGCTCGACGGAACTGAGCATCCGTATCAAGGGGCTTATCGAAGTCCGGCTGAAGAAACCGAAAAAGGAATTTACCGTACCCGACAACATTGACGAGTTCAATATCCGGGACTATGTATAA
- the mobB gene encoding conjugal transfer protein MobB: MVAKISVGNSLYGALAYNGEKINEAKGRLLTTNRIYNDGTGTMDIHRAMEDFLGMMPVRSKVEKPVVHISLNPHPDDILTDTEFQNIAREYLEKMGFGNQPYLVFKHEDIDRHHLHIVTVRVDEDGRSIDTRNNFYRSKQITRELERKYGLHDAERKNRRLDTPLRKVDASAGDVKKQAGNVIRELNRRYKFQTMGEYRAFLSLYNMTVEEAHGNVRGREYHGLVYSVTDDKGNKVGNPFKSSLFGKSAGYEAVQKKFARSKQEIKDRKLTDMTKRTVLSVLEGTYDKEKFVAALKGKGIDTVLRYTEEGRIYGATFIDHRTGCVLNGSRMGKELSANALQEHFTLPYAGQPPIPLSVPVEEPENRQGYSKGEYESHSGGMNLFAPEGPAVDAEEEAFIRAMQRKKKKKKRKGLGM, from the coding sequence ATGGTCGCAAAAATCAGTGTAGGAAACTCGTTGTACGGCGCACTTGCCTACAACGGGGAGAAGATCAACGAGGCGAAAGGGCGGCTTCTGACGACCAACCGCATCTACAATGACGGTACGGGAACGATGGACATCCATAGGGCGATGGAGGACTTTCTCGGCATGATGCCCGTGCGGTCGAAGGTGGAGAAACCGGTGGTACATATCTCGCTCAATCCGCATCCCGATGATATTTTGACGGATACGGAGTTTCAGAACATCGCACGGGAGTATCTGGAGAAGATGGGCTTCGGTAACCAGCCGTATCTCGTTTTCAAGCACGAGGACATCGACCGCCACCATCTGCATATCGTGACGGTCAGGGTGGACGAGGACGGCAGGAGCATAGACACCCGGAATAACTTTTACCGGAGCAAGCAGATAACACGCGAACTGGAACGGAAATACGGGCTGCATGACGCGGAACGCAAGAACCGCCGTCTTGACACGCCGCTGCGCAAAGTGGACGCTTCTGCGGGCGACGTGAAGAAGCAGGCGGGGAATGTGATTAGAGAACTGAACCGCAGGTACAAGTTTCAGACGATGGGCGAATACCGCGCATTCCTTTCCTTATATAATATGACGGTGGAGGAAGCGCATGGCAATGTGCGCGGACGCGAGTATCACGGGCTGGTCTATTCCGTCACGGACGATAAGGGCAACAAGGTCGGCAATCCTTTCAAGTCCTCGCTGTTCGGGAAGTCCGCCGGCTATGAAGCTGTGCAGAAGAAGTTTGCCCGTTCCAAGCAGGAGATTAAGGACAGGAAACTTACTGACATGACGAAACGCACCGTCCTTTCCGTGCTGGAAGGCACATATGACAAGGAGAAGTTTGTAGCCGCGCTCAAAGGGAAGGGCATCGACACCGTACTGCGCTACACGGAGGAAGGGCGCATCTACGGAGCCACGTTCATCGACCACCGCACGGGCTGCGTGCTGAACGGCTCACGCATGGGCAAGGAGCTTTCCGCCAACGCCTTGCAGGAACACTTCACGCTGCCTTATGCCGGACAGCCGCCGATTCCGCTTTCCGTTCCGGTGGAGGAACCGGAGAACAGGCAAGGATATTCCAAAGGGGAATACGAGAGCCATTCCGGTGGCATGAACCTGTTTGCCCCCGAAGGTCCGGCAGTGGATGCCGAAGAGGAAGCCTTCATCCGGGCGATGCAGCGCAAGAAGAAAAAGAAGAAGCGCAAGGGCTTGGGAATGTAA
- a CDS encoding DUF4133 domain-containing protein yields MAEYPINKGIGRPVEFKGLKAQYLFIFCGGLLALFVLFVILYMVGIDQWICIGFGAASSSVLVWQTFALNARYGEHGLMKLGAVRSHPRYLINRRRITRLFKRQRKEETT; encoded by the coding sequence ATGGCTGAATACCCGATAAACAAGGGTATCGGTCGTCCGGTCGAGTTCAAGGGTTTGAAGGCTCAGTACCTCTTCATATTCTGCGGGGGTCTGCTGGCTCTCTTCGTCCTGTTCGTCATCCTCTACATGGTCGGCATCGACCAGTGGATATGTATCGGCTTCGGCGCGGCATCGTCTTCCGTCCTCGTATGGCAGACCTTCGCGCTGAACGCCCGGTACGGCGAACACGGGCTGATGAAGTTGGGAGCGGTAAGGAGCCATCCCCGATACCTTATCAACCGGCGGCGGATCACCCGATTATTCAAACGGCAACGAAAGGAAGAAACGACATGA
- the mobA gene encoding conjugal transfer protein MobA, with protein sequence MSEKRRNKGGRNPKLDPAVFRYTVRFSEEEHNRFLSMFEKSGVYAKSVFLKAHFFGQPFKVLKVDKTLVDYYTKLSDFHAQFRAIGTNYNQVVKELRLHFSEKKAMALLYKLEQQTVELVKLSRKIVELSREMQEKWSQKSV encoded by the coding sequence ATGAGTGAAAAAAGAAGAAACAAAGGCGGGAGAAATCCCAAACTCGATCCGGCGGTGTTCCGCTACACCGTCCGTTTCAGCGAGGAGGAACACAACCGTTTCCTCTCCATGTTCGAGAAGTCGGGCGTTTACGCCAAGTCGGTTTTCCTGAAAGCGCACTTCTTCGGACAGCCGTTCAAAGTGCTGAAAGTGGACAAGACGCTGGTGGATTACTACACCAAACTGTCCGATTTTCATGCGCAGTTCCGCGCGATAGGTACAAATTACAACCAAGTAGTGAAGGAACTGAGGCTGCATTTTTCCGAGAAAAAGGCGATGGCGTTGCTCTACAAGCTGGAGCAACAGACCGTCGAACTCGTAAAACTGAGCCGTAAGATTGTGGAACTTTCAAGGGAGATGCAGGAAAAATGGTCGCAAAAATCAGTGTAG
- a CDS encoding RteC domain-containing protein, translating to MNYFLLAETDFFRLINEAGDCNMETAYTAFATQVIELCNGGMDMNLTVIALAYIEIELQHHPVRNLSEEKREIAAYVSKALSFVRKMQKFLATPQVPPLISANNTTETATSLLQWTGNAIDLVELIYGIDEMGCINNGNMPLKQLAPLLYKIFGVESKDCYRFYTDIKRRKNESRTYFIDRMQEKLNEKMLRDEEMERMRR from the coding sequence ATGAATTATTTCTTGCTGGCGGAAACCGATTTTTTCCGCCTGATAAACGAAGCCGGCGACTGCAATATGGAAACGGCATACACGGCTTTCGCCACCCAAGTGATCGAACTGTGCAACGGCGGCATGGACATGAACCTTACCGTCATCGCGCTTGCCTACATCGAAATCGAGTTGCAGCACCATCCCGTACGTAATCTGTCAGAAGAAAAAAGAGAGATTGCCGCCTACGTCAGCAAGGCTCTGTCTTTCGTAAGAAAGATGCAGAAATTCCTTGCCACGCCCCAAGTGCCGCCACTGATATCCGCCAACAACACAACAGAAACCGCCACCAGCCTCCTGCAATGGACGGGCAATGCCATCGACCTCGTGGAACTTATCTACGGCATCGACGAGATGGGCTGCATCAACAACGGCAACATGCCGCTCAAACAGCTTGCCCCGCTCCTTTACAAGATATTCGGGGTTGAGTCGAAGGACTGCTACCGTTTCTACACCGATATCAAACGCCGGAAGAACGAAAGCCGCACCTATTTCATTGACAGGATGCAGGAAAAACTGAACGAGAAGATGCTCCGTGACGAAGAGATGGAGCGCATGAGAAGATAG
- a CDS encoding DUF3408 domain-containing protein: MGSRKVNTEGIDEDLLIASIGRRKQDGTLYRAQEPPVPAPEEKSVPETEPPPTASPSREKVQKDTSRRKRQEDDYSGLFLRRNEIKTRQCVYISRDVHSKILKIVNDIAGREISVGGYVDTVLRQHLEQHKEKINELYKKQREDLI; this comes from the coding sequence ATGGGCAGCAGGAAAGTGAACACCGAAGGCATTGACGAGGATCTGTTGATAGCCTCCATCGGCAGACGCAAGCAGGACGGGACCCTGTACCGTGCGCAGGAGCCGCCCGTACCTGCCCCCGAAGAAAAGAGCGTCCCGGAAACGGAACCACCGCCCACGGCATCCCCGTCAAGGGAGAAGGTGCAGAAAGACACCTCCCGCCGCAAACGGCAGGAGGACGACTATTCCGGTCTGTTCCTTCGCCGCAACGAGATAAAGACACGCCAGTGCGTCTATATCAGCCGGGACGTACACAGCAAGATTCTTAAAATCGTGAACGACATCGCCGGACGGGAAATTTCGGTAGGCGGCTATGTGGACACCGTGTTGCGCCAACATCTGGAACAGCACAAGGAGAAAATAAACGAACTGTACAAGAAACAACGTGAAGACTTAATTTGA
- a CDS encoding sigma-54-dependent transcriptional regulator: MDKTKIIVVEDNIVYCEYVCNMLSREGYRNMKAYHLSTAKKHLQQATDNDIVVADLRLPDGSGIDLLCWMRKEGKMQPFIIMTDYAEVNTAVESMKLGSIDYIPKQLVEDKLVPLIRSILKERQAGQRRMPVFAREGSAFQKIMHRIRLVAATDMSVMIFGENGTGKEHIAHLLHDKSKRAGKPFVAVDCGSLSKELAPSAFFGHVKGAFTGADNAKKGYFHEAEGGTLFLDEVGNLALETQQMLLRAIQERRYRPVGDKADRNFNVRIIAATNEDLEVAVNEKRFRQDLLYRLHDFGITVPPLRDCQEDIMPLAEFFRDMANRELECSVSGFSSEARKALLTHAWPGNVRELRQKVMGAVLQAQEGVVMKEHLELAVTKPTSTVSFALRNDAEDKERILRALKQANGNRSVAAELLGIGRTTLYNKLEEYGLKYKFKQS; the protein is encoded by the coding sequence ATGGATAAGACAAAAATAATTGTGGTGGAAGACAACATCGTGTATTGCGAATATGTCTGCAATATGCTGTCACGGGAGGGCTACCGCAATATGAAGGCTTACCACCTCTCAACCGCGAAGAAACATCTGCAACAGGCAACAGATAATGATATCGTGGTTGCCGACCTGCGTCTGCCTGACGGCAGTGGCATAGACCTTTTGTGCTGGATGCGAAAGGAGGGAAAGATGCAGCCCTTCATCATTATGACCGACTACGCCGAAGTTAATACCGCCGTGGAAAGCATGAAACTCGGCTCGATAGACTATATTCCCAAACAGCTTGTGGAGGATAAACTTGTCCCCCTGATCCGTTCCATACTGAAAGAACGTCAGGCAGGACAACGCCGTATGCCTGTATTCGCCCGTGAAGGTTCCGCTTTTCAGAAAATCATGCACCGGATAAGGCTGGTAGCCGCCACCGACATGAGCGTGATGATATTTGGTGAGAACGGCACGGGCAAGGAGCATATTGCCCATCTGTTGCATGACAAGAGCAAACGTGCAGGCAAGCCATTTGTGGCGGTGGACTGCGGTTCACTCTCCAAAGAGCTTGCACCGTCGGCTTTCTTCGGACACGTCAAGGGAGCGTTTACAGGTGCGGACAATGCCAAGAAAGGATATTTCCATGAGGCGGAAGGCGGCACGCTGTTTCTGGACGAGGTAGGAAACCTCGCGTTGGAAACCCAACAGATGTTGCTCCGCGCCATACAGGAGAGGCGGTATCGCCCGGTCGGAGACAAGGCAGACCGGAATTTCAATGTCCGCATCATCGCTGCTACCAATGAAGATTTGGAAGTAGCGGTGAATGAAAAGCGTTTTCGGCAGGATCTTCTGTACCGCCTGCACGACTTCGGGATAACCGTTCCTCCGTTGCGTGACTGTCAGGAAGACATCATGCCGCTGGCAGAGTTCTTCCGTGATATGGCAAACAGAGAGCTGGAGTGTAGCGTGAGCGGGTTCAGTTCCGAAGCACGTAAAGCGTTGCTGACACACGCATGGCCGGGCAACGTGCGGGAACTTCGGCAGAAAGTTATGGGTGCTGTATTGCAGGCGCAGGAAGGTGTTGTCATGAAAGAGCATCTGGAACTTGCCGTGACGAAACCGACCTCTACTGTCAGCTTCGCCTTGCGCAATGACGCGGAGGATAAGGAGCGGATATTGCGTGCGTTGAAACAGGCAAACGGCAACCGGAGTGTCGCCGCAGAACTGCTCGGCATAGGCAGGACAACACTATACAACAAACTTGAAGAGTATGGACTTAAATATAAATTCAAGCAATCATAG
- a CDS encoding DUF3408 domain-containing protein, producing the protein MNQEKNQKNRSPHHDGGGMLAQVQASVEILSPVPVSGKCGEKDYERLFIREPEVKAREGKMAYVRPEYHDRIMRITRVIGHDRLSLSAYIDHVLTHHFNQCEEAIKSLYARNYDAVF; encoded by the coding sequence ATGAATCAGGAAAAGAATCAGAAAAACAGAAGTCCGCACCATGACGGCGGAGGTATGCTTGCCCAAGTACAGGCGAGTGTGGAAATCCTGTCGCCCGTGCCGGTAAGCGGCAAATGCGGCGAAAAGGACTATGAACGGCTTTTCATCCGTGAACCCGAAGTAAAGGCACGCGAGGGGAAGATGGCATACGTGCGCCCGGAGTATCATGACCGCATCATGCGCATCACCCGTGTGATCGGGCATGACAGGCTTTCGCTGTCCGCCTACATCGACCATGTGCTTACACACCACTTCAACCAGTGCGAAGAGGCGATAAAGAGCCTTTACGCCCGGAATTACGATGCAGTATTTTAA
- the mobC gene encoding conjugal transfer protein MobC, producing the protein MSQQEDDLRALAKIMDFLRAVSIILVVMNVYWFCYEAIRLWGVDIGVVDRILMNFNRTAGLFRSILYTKLFAVLLLALSCLGTKGVKGEKITWGRIWTALAVGFVLFFLNWWILALPLPIEAVTGLYILTIGAGYVCLLMGGLWMSRLLKHNLMDDVFNNENESFMQETRLIESEYSVNLPTRFYYKKRWNNGWINVVNPFRASIVLGTPGSGKSYAVVNNFIKQQIEKGFSMYVYDFKFSDLSTIAYNHLLNHPEGYKVKPKFYVINFDDPRRSHRCNPIHPDFMEDITDAYESAYTIMLNLNKSWVQKQGDFFVESPIILFAAIIWYLKIFQNGKYCTFPHAIEFLNRRYEDIFPILTSYPELENYLSPFMDAWLGGAAEQLMGQIASAKIPLSRMISPQLYWVMSDSEFTLDINNPEEPKILCVGNNPDRQNIYGAALGLYNSRIVKLINKKGMLKSSVIIDELPTIYFKGLDNLIATARSNKVAVCLGFQDFSQLVRDYGDKEAKVVMNTVSNIFSGQVVGETAKTLSERFGKVLQKRQSISINRQDVSTSINTQMDALIPPSKISGLTQGMFVGSVSDNFNERIEQKIFHCKIVVDAEKVKREEKAYKKIPVITDFTDENGNDRMKETVQENYRRIKEEVKLIVQEELERIANDENLKHLLQQK; encoded by the coding sequence ATGTCACAACAAGAAGACGATTTGAGGGCATTGGCGAAAATCATGGATTTTCTGCGTGCCGTGAGTATTATTTTAGTGGTCATGAACGTGTACTGGTTCTGCTATGAAGCCATCCGGCTTTGGGGAGTGGACATCGGCGTGGTGGACAGAATACTGATGAACTTCAACCGCACGGCGGGGCTGTTCCGTTCCATCCTGTACACGAAACTGTTTGCCGTTCTTCTGCTTGCCCTGTCCTGTCTGGGGACAAAGGGCGTGAAAGGTGAGAAAATCACTTGGGGACGAATTTGGACGGCTCTTGCCGTTGGCTTCGTGCTGTTCTTCCTCAACTGGTGGATACTGGCTTTGCCGCTGCCGATAGAGGCGGTTACGGGACTGTATATCCTGACCATTGGCGCAGGTTATGTCTGTCTGCTGATGGGCGGTCTGTGGATGAGCCGCTTGTTGAAGCACAACCTCATGGATGACGTGTTCAACAACGAGAACGAGAGCTTCATGCAGGAAACGCGGCTTATCGAAAGCGAGTATTCGGTCAATCTGCCGACACGGTTCTACTACAAAAAGCGTTGGAACAATGGCTGGATCAATGTCGTGAATCCCTTTAGGGCTTCCATCGTGTTGGGTACGCCGGGCAGTGGTAAATCATACGCGGTGGTAAATAATTTTATCAAGCAGCAGATTGAAAAGGGCTTCTCGATGTATGTGTACGACTTCAAATTCAGCGACTTGTCCACGATAGCCTACAATCATTTGCTGAACCACCCGGAGGGCTACAAGGTGAAGCCAAAGTTTTATGTGATAAACTTCGACGACCCGCGACGCTCGCACCGTTGTAATCCCATTCACCCGGACTTTATGGAGGATATTACGGATGCCTACGAAAGTGCCTATACGATAATGCTCAACCTCAATAAGTCGTGGGTGCAAAAGCAGGGCGACTTCTTCGTAGAATCGCCCATCATCCTTTTCGCGGCTATCATCTGGTATCTCAAAATTTTCCAGAACGGTAAGTATTGCACGTTCCCCCATGCAATTGAGTTCCTTAACCGCCGTTACGAGGATATTTTCCCGATTCTGACCTCTTACCCGGAACTGGAGAACTACCTCTCGCCGTTTATGGACGCATGGCTCGGAGGAGCTGCGGAGCAGTTGATGGGACAGATCGCGTCGGCTAAGATTCCGCTCTCGCGCATGATTTCCCCGCAACTCTATTGGGTGATGTCGGACAGCGAGTTTACGTTAGACATCAACAATCCCGAAGAACCGAAAATCTTGTGCGTGGGTAATAATCCCGACCGTCAGAATATTTATGGTGCGGCTCTCGGTCTGTATAACTCCCGTATCGTAAAGCTCATCAATAAAAAAGGTATGCTGAAGTCGTCGGTCATTATAGATGAACTACCGACGATTTACTTCAAGGGACTGGATAATCTTATCGCCACCGCACGAAGCAATAAGGTTGCCGTGTGTCTGGGCTTTCAGGATTTCAGCCAGTTGGTGCGCGACTATGGCGATAAAGAGGCTAAAGTGGTGATGAACACCGTCAGCAATATCTTCTCCGGGCAGGTGGTGGGTGAAACCGCCAAGACGCTATCCGAACGCTTCGGAAAGGTCTTGCAGAAACGGCAGTCCATTTCCATCAATAGGCAGGACGTTTCCACCTCCATCAATACACAGATGGACGCGCTTATCCCGCCAAGCAAGATTTCCGGCTTGACGCAGGGAATGTTTGTCGGTTCTGTGTCCGATAACTTCAACGAGCGTATCGAACAGAAAATTTTTCACTGTAAGATTGTCGTGGATGCCGAGAAGGTGAAGCGCGAGGAAAAAGCCTACAAGAAGATACCCGTCATTACCGACTTCACGGATGAAAACGGTAACGACCGCATGAAGGAAACGGTGCAGGAGAATTACAGGCGAATCAAGGAGGAAGTCAAGCTGATTGTTCAGGAGGAACTGGAACGGATTGCCAACGACGAAAATCTGAAACATCTGTTACAGCAGAAATAA